One part of the Bacillota bacterium genome encodes these proteins:
- a CDS encoding PAS domain S-box protein: MKQLHDLASASARAKSVPDNKYLAIFESLPQPVMVLDKKQKIDSINQAGLRMFKISKGDGLPPWLAEGVNSSVVSKEPVSEFLAKVNGEKDALYFNVKISRALENSGQHEGIILIFNDITEHKQAEDCAKYACEELNQIVNYTIDGIRVVDMNFNIIRVTESFIELSGMSRDQAVGKKCYEVFPGSLCHTPNCPLLRVRNGEERVKCDVEKVCKNGEKIPCNVTATPFWTAKGRKIGIVENFRDITERKRVEDELRNSHQKLLNIIEFLPDATFVIDKDKKVIAWNRAIEQMTGKRKEEIIGKGDYLYAVPFYGEQRPILIDLVISRDEQVEKQYDFVRQRGITLFTEFFVPSLFDGKGAYLWGNASPLYDADGNLVGAIESIRDITEQKEAEKALRLSEERFAKAFNGNPIPMTISTLDNGCLLDVNESFIQTTGYSRQEVIGCTTTNLSIWLDSKDRAQFMQMLREQGTVRNWESTFKIKSGEARVGLFSSDLIELNGTKYIVHLHIITYTIMVCFFIIKQPNLFIPPQQNAKILANCLGGFLL; encoded by the coding sequence ATGAAGCAGTTACACGATCTTGCTTCAGCTAGTGCCCGGGCTAAATCAGTACCGGACAATAAATACTTGGCAATATTCGAAAGTTTGCCCCAGCCCGTAATGGTATTAGATAAAAAGCAAAAGATTGATAGTATAAACCAGGCTGGTTTGAGGATGTTTAAGATCTCCAAAGGGGATGGTTTACCCCCATGGCTGGCTGAGGGAGTTAATTCTTCCGTTGTAAGTAAAGAGCCTGTAAGCGAATTTTTGGCAAAAGTTAACGGCGAGAAGGATGCTTTGTACTTTAATGTTAAAATAAGCCGGGCGTTAGAGAATAGCGGGCAGCACGAAGGTATAATATTAATTTTTAATGATATTACGGAACATAAGCAGGCTGAGGATTGCGCTAAATACGCGTGTGAAGAATTGAACCAGATAGTTAATTACACTATTGACGGCATACGGGTTGTGGACATGAATTTTAACATAATTCGGGTGACCGAAAGTTTTATTGAATTATCAGGTATGAGCCGTGATCAAGCTGTGGGAAAAAAGTGTTATGAGGTTTTCCCCGGCTCACTGTGTCACACGCCTAACTGTCCCTTGCTCAGAGTTCGCAACGGTGAAGAGCGCGTAAAGTGTGACGTGGAAAAGGTATGTAAAAACGGTGAAAAGATACCTTGTAATGTCACCGCCACTCCTTTTTGGACAGCGAAAGGCAGAAAAATAGGTATTGTAGAAAATTTTAGAGATATAACGGAACGAAAACGTGTGGAGGACGAACTGCGAAATTCGCACCAAAAACTTTTAAATATAATAGAATTTCTTCCTGATGCTACATTTGTAATAGACAAAGATAAAAAAGTTATTGCCTGGAATAGGGCTATTGAGCAAATGACCGGAAAGCGGAAGGAGGAAATAATCGGTAAAGGTGATTATCTTTATGCAGTGCCTTTTTACGGTGAGCAAAGACCGATCTTGATTGACCTCGTTATTAGCCGGGATGAGCAGGTTGAAAAGCAATATGATTTTGTTAGGCAGAGAGGAATCACACTGTTTACTGAATTTTTTGTTCCTTCTTTATTTGACGGCAAAGGGGCATATTTATGGGGAAACGCTTCTCCCTTATATGACGCGGACGGAAATTTAGTGGGAGCTATTGAGTCCATTCGAGATATCACGGAGCAAAAAGAGGCAGAAAAGGCACTTCGTTTATCGGAAGAACGGTTTGCCAAAGCATTTAACGGTAATCCCATTCCAATGACCATAAGTACACTCGATAACGGTTGCTTGTTAGATGTAAATGAAAGCTTTATACAGACCACCGGTTACTCGCGTCAAGAAGTTATAGGGTGCACGACAACGAATTTAAGTATTTGGCTTGATTCCAAGGACAGGGCTCAATTTATGCAGATGCTACGGGAACAAGGGACTGTTCGAAATTGGGAATCCACTTTTAAAATAAAATCAGGTGAGGCGAGGGTGGGCCTATTTTCTTCAGATTTAATTGAACTCAACGGGACTAAGTATATTGTCCACTTGCACATAATTACCTACACAATCATGGTGTGTTTTTTCATAATTAAACAACCAAATCTATTTATCCCCCCTCAGCAAAATGCTAAAATTTTAGCAAATTGTTTGGGGGGATTTTTATTG